From Nerophis lumbriciformis linkage group LG09, RoL_Nlum_v2.1, whole genome shotgun sequence, one genomic window encodes:
- the ubash3ba gene encoding ubiquitin-associated and SH3 domain-containing protein B produces MAAKEELYAKVTPRRQRQNRVGTVKHGSTLDVLLSMGFPKTRALKALVSTGGKNVQAACDWLFSHVDDPFLDDPLPREYVLYLRPSGQLLQQLSHFWQQSRVSCGKNKAHNIFPHITLCQFFMCADGKVEALSEALQSTVTKWKGRVPMPLPLELYTSSTFIGLFVDEQVAEVLKSFAADFATEAETKADVHVEPHKKQLHVTLAYHFQASHLPILEKLAKSVDVSTGCDWLAVLFSRDIRFANHETLQVMYPYVPQNDDELELVPGDFIFMAPMEQSSASEGWVYGTSLNTGLSGLLPENYVSRADESDTWVVHGSHSVLNCTAASNSGSTVSGLLFDGQHTDSLLDSLVDPPSLTGLCPTIQVTRAAGHSSLSRMRLFVCRHGERMDVVFGKHWVTQCFDAKGRYIRSNLNMPSSLPSRSGGHRDYDKDCPITVFGSTQARLVGEALLESHTTVDFVYCSPSLRCVQTAQHILQGLQQEGKTKIRVEPGLFEWTKWVSGTSLPTWIPPTELAAANLGVDTTYRPHISINKLVVSESYDTYISRSFQVTREILSECKNLGNKVLIVAHASSLEACTRQIQGLSPQNSKDFVQVVRKIPYLGFCACEEMGETGVWQLVDPPILPLTHGPNHSFNWREMLMQD; encoded by the exons GCTCTTTTCGCACGTGGACGACCCCTTCCTGGATGACCCTCTGCCCAGAGAGTATGTGCTGTATCTGCGACCCAGTGGGCAACTACTGCAGCAACTCTCTCACTTCTGGCAGCAGTCTCGTGTCTCCTGCGGCAAAAACAAGGCACACAACATCTTCCCCCACATTACTCTCTGCCAGTTCTTCATG TGTGCTGATGGGAAGGTGGAGGCTCTGTCCGAGGCCCTCCAGTCCACCGTGACCAAGTGGAAAGGCCGTGTCCCCATGCCCCTGCCCCTGGAGTTGTACACCTCCTCCACTTTTATCGGCCTCTTCGTGGATGAGCAGGTTGCAGAGGTGCTGAAGAGTTTTGCGGCTGATTTTGCCACCGAAGCGGAAACTAAAGCAG ATGTGCATGTTGAGCCTCACAAGAAACAGCTGCATGTCACGTTGGCCTACCACTTCCAAGCCAGCCATCTTCCAATCTTGGAGAAGTTGGCCAAGAGTGTGGACGTGTCGACAGGCTGCGACTGGTTGGCCGTGCTCTTCTCTAGGGATATTCGCTTTGCTAATCACGAA ACACTGCAAGTCATGTACCCCTACGTGCCTCAAAATGACGACGAGCTCGAGCTGGTGCCTGGAGACTTCATCTTCATGGCTCCAATGGAGCAAAGCAGTGCCAGTGAGGGCTGGGTGTACGGCACTTCGCTGAACACGGGGCTGTCTGGCCTGCTGCCTGAAAACTATGTCAGTCGCGCTGATGAATCGGACACTTGGGTTGTCCATGG ATCTCATTCTGTTCTCAACTGTACTGCTGCGTCTAACTCCGGCAGCACCGTTAGTGGATTACTATTTGATGGGCAACACACTGATAGTCTGCTTGACAGTCTGGTGGATCCTCCCAGCCTCACTGGCCTCTGTCCTACCATACAG GTGACGCGGGCAGCTGGTCATTCGTCTCTGTCCAGGATGAGACTGTTTGTGTGTCGACACGGGGAGAGGATGGATGTTGTGTTTGGGAAACATTGGGTGACTCAGTGCTTTGATGCTAAAG GTCGATACATACGCTCAAATCTCAACATGCCGTCCAGCCTGCCATCCAGAAGCGGGGGTCACCGGGACTATGACAAAGATTGTCCAATTACTGTGTTTGGCTCCACTCAGGCCCGTCTTGTAG GTGAAGCCTTGTTGGAAAGCCACACCACAGTAGACTTTGTTTATTGCTCTCCCTCACTTCGCTGCGTCCAGACTGCTCAGCACATTCTGCAGG GTCTCCAACAGGAGGGCAAGACAAAAATCCGTGTGGAACCCGGACTTTTTGAGTGGACCAAATGGGTTTCAGGCACAAGTTTACCCACCTGGATCCCCCCAACAGAGCTTGCTGCTGCAAACCTGGGTGTGGACACAACCTACAG ACCTCATATTTCCATTAACAAGCTGGTGGTTTCTGAGTCTTATGACACCTACATAAGCCGGAGCTTCCAAGTGACACGGGAAATCCTGTCAGAGTGCAAAAACCTgg GAAACAAGGTCCTGATTGTGGCCCATGCTTCCTCCCTGGAGGCCTGCACTCGCCAGATACAAGGACTCAGCCCACAAAACTCCAAGGACTTCGTCCAAGTTGTGCGGAAG ATTCCCTACTTGGGATTTTGTGCTTGTGAAGAAATGGGCGAGACAGGTGTGTGGCAGCTGGTTGACCCGCCCATCCTGCCGCTGACACATGGACCAAATCATAGCTTCAACTGGAGGGAAATGCTAATGCAAGACTAA